The following are from one region of the Capsicum annuum cultivar UCD-10X-F1 chromosome 1, UCD10Xv1.1, whole genome shotgun sequence genome:
- the LOC107879906 gene encoding uncharacterized protein LOC107879906 encodes MSSFQESLQKFKKQQEKCQSTLVSMAARAGPSKAAAPPRPAVAKPPAPAVKFSNDTERLQHINSIRKGPVGAQIKRVIDLLLETRQAYTPQQINEACYVDINGNKAVFDSLRNNLKVHYDGNRFSYKSKHALKNKEDLLKLIRRYTEGIPVIDLKDAYPTVMEDLQALKGAGQIWLLSNFDSQEDIAFPNDPRVPIKVDDDLKQLFRGIELPRDMLDIEKDLQKNGMKPATNTAKRRAMAQVHGIAPKPKTKKKKHEISKRTKLTNAHLPELFKL; translated from the exons ATGTCATCATTTCAAGAAAGCTTGCAAAAGTTCAAGAAGCAGCAAGAGAAGTGTCAATCTACTCTTGTGAGTATGGCTGCCAGAGCAGGACCATCCAAGGCGGCAGCTCCTCCAAGACCAGCAGTTGCAAAACCTCCTGCACCTGCAGTCAAATTTTCAAATGACACAGAAAGGCTCCAGCATATAAATAGTATAAGGAAAGGTCCCGTGGGTGCTCAGATAAAACGTGTCATAGACTTGCTGCTGGAG ACTAGGCAAGCTTACACACCACAACAGATCAATGAAGCATGTTATGTTGACATAAATGGCAATAAAGCTGTGTTTGACAGTTTGAGGAACAACCTTAAAGTCCATTATGATGGCAATCGCTTCTCTTATAag TCGAAACATGCCTTGAAAAATAAAGAGGATCTACTTAAGTTGATACGAAGATACACTGAGGGCATTCCTGTAATCGACCTCAAGGATGCATACCCAACTGTCATGGAGGATCTGCAG GCTCTCAAAGGTGCTGGTCAAATATGGCTGCTGTCAAATTTTGACTCCCAGGAAGACATTGCGTTCCCAAATGATCCACGAGTACCTATTAAGGTTGATGATGATTTGAAACAGCTATTCAGAGGTATTGAATTACCACGTGacatgcttgatattgaaaagGATCTCCAGAAGAACGGGATGAAACCTGCTACAAACACTGCAAAGAGAAGGGCAATGGCTCAAGTTCATGGCATTGCCCCCAAGCccaaaacaaagaagaagaagcatGAGATTAGCAAGAGGACTAAGCTTACAAATGCTCATCTTCCCGAACTCTTCAAACTTTAG